The proteins below come from a single Nocardiopsis gilva YIM 90087 genomic window:
- a CDS encoding ATP-binding cassette domain-containing protein — translation MNMATRTDTPSPAQHVADSHELIRVHGARENNLKDISVELPKRRLTVFTGVSGSGKSSLVFDTIAAESQRLINETYSTFVQGFMPTLARPEVDVLEGLTTAIIVDQQPMGADPRSTVGTATDANAMLRILFSRLGQPHIGSPNAFSFNVPSVRASGAITVERGSSKTVKQTFTRTGGMCPHCEGRGTVSDFDLTQLFDDSKSLTEGAITIPGYGDKGWNVRLISESGFFDPDKPIREYTETELHDFLYREPTKVKVAGANLTYEGLIPRLQKSFLAKDREAMQSHIRVFVDRAVTFTACPECGGTRLSEAARSSKIKGINIADACAMQISDLAEWVHGLDEPSVAPLLAKLHHTLDSFVEIGLGYLSLDRPSGTLSGGEAQRTKMIRHLGSSLTDTTYVFDEPTIGLHPHDIQRMNDLLLRLRDKGNTVLVVEHKPETIAIADHVVDLGPGAGTAGGTVCFEGTVKELRATDTITGRHLDDRAALKETVRTPAGKLEIRGATENNLRDVDVDIPLGVLCLVTGVAGSGKSSLIHGSIPSSEGVVSVDQAPIRGSRRSNPATYTGLLEPIRKAFAKANGVKPALFSANSEGACPNCNGAGVIFTDLAIMASVATTCEECEGKRFEASVLDHHLGGRDISEVLAMSVAEAEEFFGAGEARTPAAHKILTRLADVGLGYLKLGQPLTTLSGGERQRLKLATHMAEKGGVYILDEPTTGLHLADVEQLLALLDRLVDSGKSVIVIEHHQAVMAHADWIIDLGPGAGHDGGQIVFEGTPADLVAARSTLTGEHLAAYVGA, via the coding sequence ATGAACATGGCCACGAGGACGGACACACCGTCGCCCGCGCAGCACGTTGCCGACAGCCACGAACTGATCCGCGTGCACGGCGCGCGCGAGAACAACCTCAAGGACATCAGCGTCGAGCTCCCGAAGCGCCGACTGACGGTGTTCACCGGCGTCTCCGGCTCGGGCAAGAGCTCTCTGGTGTTCGACACGATCGCCGCGGAGTCACAGCGGCTGATCAACGAGACCTACAGCACCTTCGTGCAGGGCTTCATGCCGACGCTGGCGCGGCCGGAGGTCGACGTCCTCGAGGGGCTGACGACCGCGATCATCGTCGACCAGCAGCCGATGGGCGCCGACCCCCGCTCCACGGTCGGCACCGCCACCGACGCCAACGCGATGCTGCGCATCCTCTTCAGCCGACTCGGCCAGCCGCACATCGGCTCGCCCAACGCGTTTTCCTTCAACGTCCCCTCGGTACGTGCGAGCGGCGCGATCACGGTCGAACGCGGTTCCAGCAAGACCGTAAAACAGACTTTCACCCGCACCGGCGGCATGTGTCCGCACTGCGAAGGCCGGGGCACGGTCTCCGATTTCGACCTCACCCAGCTCTTCGACGATTCCAAGTCGCTCACTGAGGGCGCGATCACCATTCCCGGCTACGGCGACAAGGGCTGGAACGTGCGGCTCATCAGCGAGTCGGGCTTCTTCGACCCGGACAAGCCGATCCGCGAGTACACCGAGACCGAGCTCCACGACTTCCTCTACCGCGAGCCGACCAAGGTGAAGGTCGCGGGCGCCAATCTCACCTACGAAGGGCTGATCCCGCGGCTCCAGAAGTCGTTTCTCGCCAAGGACCGGGAGGCGATGCAGTCGCATATCCGGGTGTTCGTGGACCGCGCGGTCACGTTCACCGCTTGCCCCGAGTGCGGTGGCACCCGGCTCAGCGAGGCGGCCCGGTCGTCGAAGATCAAGGGGATCAACATCGCCGACGCCTGCGCGATGCAGATCAGCGACCTGGCCGAATGGGTCCACGGCCTCGACGAGCCGTCGGTGGCGCCGCTGCTTGCCAAGCTGCATCACACCCTCGACTCCTTCGTGGAGATCGGGCTGGGCTACCTTTCGCTCGACCGGCCGTCGGGCACCCTGTCGGGCGGCGAGGCGCAGCGCACCAAGATGATTCGGCACCTCGGCTCGTCGCTCACCGACACCACCTACGTATTCGACGAGCCCACCATCGGCCTGCACCCCCATGACATCCAGCGGATGAACGACCTGCTGTTGCGGCTGCGCGACAAGGGCAACACAGTGCTCGTCGTGGAGCATAAGCCGGAAACGATCGCGATCGCCGACCACGTCGTCGACCTCGGCCCCGGCGCCGGTACGGCGGGCGGCACCGTCTGCTTCGAGGGCACCGTCAAGGAGCTCCGGGCTACCGACACCATCACGGGCCGCCATTTGGACGACCGGGCCGCCCTCAAGGAGACGGTGCGGACGCCCGCGGGGAAGCTGGAGATCCGCGGCGCGACAGAGAACAACCTGCGGGACGTCGACGTCGACATCCCGCTCGGGGTGCTCTGCCTGGTCACCGGTGTGGCGGGCTCCGGCAAGAGTTCACTCATCCACGGCTCCATCCCCTCCTCGGAAGGCGTGGTGTCGGTCGACCAGGCGCCCATCCGCGGTTCGCGACGGAGCAACCCGGCGACGTACACCGGACTGCTCGAACCGATCCGCAAGGCGTTCGCGAAGGCCAATGGCGTGAAGCCGGCACTGTTCAGCGCCAACTCCGAGGGCGCCTGCCCCAACTGCAACGGCGCCGGCGTCATCTTCACCGACCTGGCGATAATGGCCAGTGTCGCCACCACCTGCGAGGAGTGTGAGGGGAAGCGGTTCGAGGCATCGGTTCTGGACCACCACCTCGGGGGCCGCGACATCAGCGAGGTGCTCGCGATGTCGGTGGCCGAGGCCGAGGAGTTCTTCGGTGCTGGCGAGGCGCGTACGCCAGCCGCGCACAAGATCCTCACCCGGCTCGCCGACGTCGGGCTCGGCTACCTCAAGCTCGGACAGCCGCTCACTACGCTGTCCGGCGGCGAGCGGCAGCGGCTCAAGCTCGCTACGCACATGGCCGAGAAGGGCGGCGTCTACATTTTGGACGAGCCGACCACCGGCCTCCACCTCGCCGACGTCGAGCAGCTGCTCGCCCTGCTCGACCGGCTCGTCGACTCCGGCAAGTCGGTCATTGTCATCGAGCACCACCAAGCGGTCATGGCACACGCCGACTGGATCATCGACCTCGGCCCCGGCGCCGGGCACGACGGTGGCCAGATCGTCTTCGAGGGCACACCCGCCGACCTCGTCGCCGCCCGCTCCACCCTCACCGGCGAGCACCTCGCGGCCTACGTCGGTGCCTGA
- a CDS encoding GNAT family N-acetyltransferase, with the protein MRVTSVRDRAGRSDFLRLPYRLHSGDARWTPPLLRERRRFLDPAVNPFFEFGEVELFVAYRDGVPVGRIAALINHRHNELHDPSVGFFGLFDVVDDEAVARRLLEAAADWLRTRGKEAMLGPTNFTVNHESGVLVDGFDREQSFLTPYNPRYYPALLEAAGLTKAMDFCGWHGPVLPEMPASVCRAAQWAARRPSVRVRTVRMGDFAAELRTFRDIYNAAWADNWGFTPMTSRQVTYLTRQLRPVVRPELLVVAEVEGAAAGMALVVPDICVALRAAGGRLTRWGLPVGLLRMRRAARRITHLRVVAGGVRPEHRRLGLDALMYTEMMRTWYRLGYQTFELGPTLEGNLPVIRVADRMATRTRTYRLYHGGI; encoded by the coding sequence ATGCGGGTAACGTCGGTGCGGGACCGTGCCGGGCGGTCGGACTTCCTGCGGTTGCCGTACCGGCTGCACAGCGGTGACGCCCGCTGGACGCCGCCACTGCTGCGAGAGCGCCGACGTTTTCTGGATCCGGCGGTGAACCCCTTCTTCGAGTTCGGTGAGGTCGAGCTGTTCGTGGCGTACCGCGACGGTGTGCCGGTGGGGCGGATTGCCGCGCTGATCAACCATCGTCACAACGAGCTGCACGACCCGAGTGTTGGCTTCTTCGGCCTGTTCGACGTGGTCGACGACGAGGCCGTGGCGCGGCGGCTGCTGGAGGCGGCAGCCGACTGGCTGCGCACTCGCGGGAAGGAGGCGATGCTGGGCCCGACGAACTTCACCGTCAACCACGAAAGCGGCGTCTTGGTGGACGGGTTCGACCGCGAGCAGTCCTTTCTGACCCCGTACAATCCGCGCTATTACCCGGCCCTTCTCGAGGCCGCCGGGCTGACCAAGGCCATGGACTTCTGCGGGTGGCACGGGCCGGTGCTCCCCGAGATGCCGGCGAGTGTGTGCCGGGCCGCGCAGTGGGCCGCGCGCAGGCCCTCAGTTCGGGTCCGCACTGTCCGCATGGGTGATTTCGCTGCCGAGCTGCGGACGTTCCGGGACATCTATAACGCGGCCTGGGCCGACAACTGGGGCTTCACGCCGATGACTTCCCGTCAGGTCACGTACCTCACGCGTCAGCTGCGCCCGGTGGTGCGCCCGGAGCTGCTGGTGGTAGCCGAGGTCGAGGGAGCGGCGGCGGGGATGGCGCTGGTGGTACCGGACATCTGCGTCGCGCTGCGCGCCGCCGGTGGCCGGTTGACCCGCTGGGGGCTGCCGGTCGGTCTGCTGCGGATGCGGCGGGCCGCCCGTCGCATCACCCACTTGCGGGTAGTGGCCGGCGGTGTCCGCCCTGAGCACCGCCGACTCGGCCTGGACGCCCTGATGTACACGGAGATGATGCGCACCTGGTACCGGCTGGGCTACCAGACCTTCGAGCTGGGGCCGACGCTGGAGGGCAACCTGCCGGTCATCCGCGTTGCCGACCGGATGGCCACACGAACCAGGACCTACCGGCTCTACCACGGGGGCATCTGA
- a CDS encoding DUF4158 domain-containing protein translates to MRQRWTPEELDEHWSLKPSDRKLLGNKSGATRLGFALILKFFQLEKYFPTCGEEIPDPAVAHIAAQVEVETAMFGKVPVGDAGGALPSRPDPPDLRHARAQYSANHPLIFGLPFSATMQ, encoded by the coding sequence ATGCGGCAGAGGTGGACTCCGGAGGAACTCGACGAGCACTGGTCGCTGAAGCCCAGCGACCGCAAACTCCTCGGCAACAAGAGCGGCGCGACCCGGCTCGGGTTCGCTCTGATCTTGAAGTTCTTCCAGCTCGAAAAATATTTCCCCACCTGCGGCGAGGAGATCCCCGATCCAGCCGTCGCCCACATTGCCGCTCAGGTCGAGGTGGAAACGGCAATGTTCGGCAAAGTACCCGTGGGGGACGCGGGCGGAGCGTTACCATCGCGACCAGATCCGCCGGACCTACGGCACGCGCGGGCCCAGTATTCAGCCAACCATCCCCTCATTTTTGGACTTCCGTTCTCCGCGACCATGCAATGA
- a CDS encoding Tn3 family transposase, whose amino-acid sequence MSAAVDQLRAEGVPVKDGDVARLSPLGHAHINFLSRYDITASAPAQGLRQLGEVPDLPGAAD is encoded by the coding sequence TTGTCAGCTGCCGTCGACCAGCTCCGCGCCGAGGGCGTCCCGGTCAAGGACGGGGATGTCGCCCGCCTCAGTCCGCTCGGCCACGCCCACATCAATTTCCTGAGCCGCTACGACATCACCGCCTCCGCACCCGCCCAAGGCCTTCGGCAGCTCGGCGAAGTCCCCGACCTGCCCGGTGCTGCCGATTGA
- a CDS encoding aminotransferase class I/II-fold pyridoxal phosphate-dependent enzyme → MDLFAKFVESTSNPIADLSRSIHGTAAFPRLTGNIGSRMTYKGVPQVVWSLNNYLGLADDPQVRALDIEFVDRYGLSAPMGSRMMSGDTEDLEAFETELADFCRKPAALFLNYGYQGMVSLIDALLTRQDWLVYDSGSHACILDGVRMHNGRARGFRHNDVERLAGVLARIERERAPDEAVLVVTEGVFGMSGAVAPLRDIVALKQRYDFRLLVDDAHGFGVMGPTGRGTGEAQDAHDGIDLYFATFAKAGASIGAFVASSAEVVWRLRYTMRSQIFAKSVPWPIVASNRVRLDLIRSRPQPRQRCWSIAEALQTGLRERGLEVRGTASPITPVYLAMTAAQAGEFVETMRLRHGVFCSAVSYPVVPPDVVQLRLVPTAAHEPADVDETLEAIPAAYAAMTGRPAPTPAAPPTVE, encoded by the coding sequence ATGGACCTGTTCGCCAAGTTCGTGGAATCCACCAGCAATCCGATCGCGGACCTCTCCCGCAGCATCCACGGCACGGCGGCTTTCCCCAGACTGACAGGGAACATCGGCAGCCGGATGACGTACAAGGGCGTGCCGCAGGTGGTGTGGAGCCTCAACAACTACCTCGGACTCGCCGACGACCCCCAAGTCCGTGCCCTCGACATCGAGTTCGTTGACCGGTACGGCCTGTCCGCGCCGATGGGCTCGCGGATGATGTCCGGCGATACCGAAGACCTCGAGGCCTTCGAGACCGAACTGGCGGACTTCTGCCGCAAACCTGCCGCGCTGTTCCTGAACTACGGTTACCAGGGCATGGTTTCGCTGATCGACGCGCTGCTGACCCGGCAAGACTGGCTGGTGTACGACAGCGGCAGCCACGCGTGCATCCTGGATGGCGTACGGATGCACAACGGGCGCGCGAGGGGCTTCCGGCACAACGACGTTGAGCGCCTGGCCGGCGTGCTCGCCCGGATCGAGCGCGAGCGCGCGCCGGACGAGGCGGTGCTCGTGGTGACCGAAGGCGTCTTCGGCATGTCCGGAGCCGTCGCACCGCTGCGCGACATCGTCGCACTCAAGCAGCGCTACGACTTTCGGCTGCTGGTCGACGACGCGCACGGCTTCGGCGTCATGGGCCCCACCGGTCGCGGTACGGGCGAGGCGCAGGACGCTCACGACGGCATCGACCTGTATTTCGCCACCTTCGCCAAAGCCGGCGCGAGTATCGGCGCGTTCGTCGCATCCAGCGCCGAGGTGGTGTGGCGACTCCGCTACACGATGCGGTCGCAGATCTTCGCGAAGAGTGTGCCGTGGCCGATCGTGGCGAGCAACCGGGTGCGGCTGGACCTCATCCGATCCCGGCCGCAGCCGCGCCAGCGCTGCTGGTCGATCGCGGAAGCCCTGCAAACGGGGCTGCGCGAGCGGGGCCTGGAAGTACGAGGAACGGCCAGCCCCATCACACCCGTCTACCTGGCGATGACCGCCGCGCAGGCGGGCGAGTTCGTGGAAACGATGCGCCTGCGACACGGCGTGTTCTGTTCCGCGGTCTCGTACCCGGTCGTGCCACCGGACGTGGTGCAGCTGCGCCTGGTGCCGACCGCCGCTCATGAACCGGCCGACGTGGACGAGACGCTCGAGGCGATCCCGGCCGCGTATGCGGCAATGACCGGGCGACCGGCGCCCACCCCTGCGGCCCCGCCGACCGTGGAGTGA